From Candidatus Kaelpia aquatica, the proteins below share one genomic window:
- the fabG gene encoding 3-oxoacyl-[acyl-carrier-protein] reductase: protein MGMLDEKVALITGAGRGIGRKIALIFADQGADIICLDLDREGLLNTVSEIESKGRKALGLISDISNLKEVEDALVKSLEKFDKIDILINNAGITRDNLLLRMSEEDWDLVLKVNLKGAFNCSKVVSKHMIKNRGGRIINIASIIGIIGNAGQANYAASKGGLIALTKSLAKEFAPRNINVNAIAPGFIRTKMTDALGDGVKAKMLDSIALKRFGEPNDVANAALFLASNLSDYITSQVIVVDGGMIS, encoded by the coding sequence ATGGGTATGCTGGATGAAAAAGTTGCTTTAATAACAGGGGCCGGCAGAGGTATAGGCAGAAAGATAGCTTTAATATTTGCAGATCAGGGGGCAGATATAATTTGTCTAGATTTAGATAGAGAAGGGCTTTTAAATACGGTTTCTGAGATTGAATCTAAAGGCAGAAAGGCGCTGGGTCTAATCTCTGATATTTCTAATCTTAAAGAGGTTGAGGATGCTTTAGTCAAGTCATTGGAGAAATTTGATAAAATAGATATTCTTATAAATAATGCTGGTATCACAAGGGACAACCTTCTTCTTAGAATGAGTGAAGAGGATTGGGATCTTGTCTTAAAGGTCAATTTAAAAGGAGCCTTTAACTGCAGCAAGGTTGTATCTAAACATATGATAAAGAATAGAGGCGGCAGGATAATAAATATAGCCTCTATCATAGGTATAATCGGCAATGCGGGGCAAGCCAACTACGCAGCTTCTAAAGGCGGCCTTATTGCTCTTACCAAGTCTCTAGCTAAAGAGTTTGCTCCAAGGAATATCAATGTTAATGCAATAGCGCCTGGCTTTATAAGGACTAAGATGACCGATGCTTTAGGAGATGGAGTAAAGGCCAAGATGCTGGACAGTATTGCTCTTAAGAGATTCGGGGAGCCGAATGATGTTGCCAATGCAGCACTCTTTTTGGCTTCAAATCTCTCCGATTATATTACATCTCAAGTTATAGTTGTAGACGGGGGTATGATCTCCTAA
- a CDS encoding acyl carrier protein — translation MGVAEKVKKIISEQLNVKEDEITDNASFVDDLGADSLDTVELVMAFEEEFGIEIPDEDAEKIRMVSDAVKYIGEKAGSTEE, via the coding sequence ATGGGAGTAGCAGAAAAAGTGAAGAAGATTATTTCAGAACAGTTAAATGTTAAAGAGGATGAGATTACAGATAACGCCTCTTTTGTAGATGATTTAGGTGCTGATTCTCTTGATACGGTTGAGCTTGTAATGGCTTTTGAGGAAGAGTTTGGTATTGAAATACCGGATGAAGATGCTGAGAAGATCCGCATGGTATCAGATGCTGTTAAGTACATAGGAGAGAAAGCAGGAAGTACAGAGGAGTAA
- a CDS encoding transposase family protein: MKREKNIKGKVVLNLKDIKRREVKLLTSGIKVIVEKNKEYAVCPNCGALSNKVYEYRKQLILDKPNQDKKVEIELNKRRFTCANNECSLKTFTENIEGLSSTRRYTVAFENFLKDLVSREGYLKAQKVLQDKYSLSLSLTTLFYLNYSGSKEN, encoded by the coding sequence ATGAAAAGAGAGAAAAACATAAAAGGTAAGGTCGTCCTTAATCTAAAAGATATCAAGAGAAGAGAGGTAAAGCTTTTAACTTCAGGTATTAAAGTTATAGTCGAAAAAAATAAAGAATATGCAGTCTGTCCTAACTGCGGTGCTCTCTCAAATAAAGTCTATGAATACAGAAAGCAGCTGATCCTAGATAAGCCTAATCAAGATAAAAAGGTTGAGATTGAGTTAAATAAGCGTAGGTTTACTTGCGCTAATAATGAGTGTTCGCTTAAAACATTTACTGAAAATATAGAGGGTCTTTCATCTACAAGAAGGTATACGGTGGCATTTGAGAATTTTTTGAAGGATTTAGTATCCAGAGAAGGTTATCTTAAAGCGCAAAAGGTATTACAGGATAAGTATTCACTCAGTCTGAGTCTAACCACTCTATTTTACCTCAATTATTCCGGCAGCAAGGAAAATTAA
- the fabF gene encoding beta-ketoacyl-ACP synthase II yields MKRRVVVTGLGVISPLGNEVEEFWSAITSGKNGISSITQIDATAFTSRIAGEVKDFDPSEYISGKDLRRMERFTQFAVCAAQKAWKDSGLNIEEIDEHKAGVVIGSGIGALKLVEDQVTVYQEKGVRRITPFLIPLMIVNIAPGQVAIALGLKGPNHCVVTACASGSHSLGGALRMIQYGDADIMVSGGTESCITNLALGGFCSLKALSTRNDDPAHASRPFDNERDGFIMGEGAGMLVLEEYQHAKNRGANIYAEFVGYGASCDAYHQTAPDPEGDGAYYSMKKALDDAGVNIEDLNYINAHGTSTKLNDKMETKAIKRLLGKDAGSVPVSSIKSMIGHLLGAAGGVEAVAVVLALRDGIIPPTTNYEYPDSECDLDYVPNEARKSELNLVLSNSLGFGGHNASLLFKRFS; encoded by the coding sequence ATGAAAAGACGAGTCGTAGTTACAGGTTTAGGTGTTATCTCGCCTCTTGGCAATGAGGTGGAAGAGTTTTGGTCAGCTATAACTAGCGGTAAGAATGGGATCTCTTCCATAACTCAAATTGATGCAACTGCTTTTACATCACGTATTGCAGGAGAGGTAAAGGATTTTGATCCTAGTGAATATATCTCAGGTAAAGACCTGAGAAGGATGGAGCGTTTTACCCAGTTTGCGGTCTGTGCAGCTCAAAAGGCTTGGAAAGATTCAGGCCTTAATATTGAGGAGATAGATGAACATAAGGCTGGTGTTGTTATAGGATCTGGTATCGGGGCTCTCAAATTGGTAGAGGATCAGGTCACAGTATATCAGGAAAAAGGTGTTCGTAGAATAACACCCTTCCTTATTCCTCTAATGATAGTGAATATTGCTCCCGGTCAGGTTGCAATTGCTTTAGGGCTAAAAGGACCTAACCACTGCGTTGTGACGGCTTGCGCTTCTGGGAGTCATTCTCTTGGAGGTGCTCTGAGGATGATTCAGTATGGAGATGCCGATATTATGGTCTCAGGCGGTACAGAGTCTTGTATTACAAATCTTGCCTTAGGAGGTTTCTGCTCTCTTAAAGCGCTATCAACTAGAAACGATGATCCTGCCCATGCATCCAGACCTTTTGATAATGAGAGGGATGGCTTTATTATGGGAGAAGGAGCAGGGATGTTGGTTTTAGAAGAGTATCAGCATGCAAAGAATCGCGGTGCTAATATCTATGCCGAATTTGTCGGCTATGGAGCAAGTTGTGATGCATATCACCAGACAGCTCCGGATCCTGAAGGGGATGGTGCATACTATTCTATGAAGAAAGCCCTTGATGATGCTGGGGTTAATATCGAGGATCTGAATTATATCAATGCCCATGGTACATCTACTAAACTTAACGATAAGATGGAAACTAAGGCTATAAAAAGATTGCTTGGTAAAGATGCAGGCAGTGTGCCTGTAAGTTCAATTAAATCTATGATCGGCCATCTGCTTGGTGCTGCAGGAGGAGTTGAAGCAGTTGCAGTTGTGCTAGCCTTAAGAGACGGTATTATACCTCCAACTACCAACTATGAATACCCTGATTCGGAATGTGATTTAGATTATGTTCCCAACGAAGCCCGTAAATCCGAATTAAATTTAGTTTTATCTAATTCTCTGGGTTTTGGCGGTCATAATGCCTCCTTGTTATTCAAGAGATTCAGCTGA